The following proteins are co-located in the Labrys monachus genome:
- a CDS encoding cyclic nucleotide-binding domain-containing protein — MALEDDMALLSRVALFRDMDRDALRLLAFSSEMRNLRTGDTLFRKDDLSEYSFVVATGSVALIDNDFVLAVIGPGGLIGEMALFTETRRPATAVAREATTLLRLSRQIFRRTLEEYPDNALRVAAVLRARVKRISVELAEVRGRLLRIDKKP, encoded by the coding sequence TTCCGCGACATGGACCGCGATGCCCTTCGCCTGCTCGCCTTCTCGTCCGAGATGCGGAACCTGCGCACCGGCGATACGCTGTTCCGCAAGGATGACCTGTCCGAATACAGCTTCGTGGTGGCGACCGGCTCCGTCGCGCTGATCGACAACGATTTCGTCCTCGCCGTCATCGGGCCCGGTGGCCTGATCGGCGAAATGGCGCTGTTCACCGAGACGAGGCGTCCGGCGACGGCGGTCGCCCGCGAGGCGACGACGCTGCTGCGCCTGTCGCGCCAGATCTTCCGCCGGACCCTCGAGGAATATCCCGACAACGCCCTGCGCGTCGCCGCCGTCCTGCGGGCGCGGGTGAAGCGCATCTCGGTCGAACTGGCCGAGGTCAGGGGCCGGCTGCTCAGGATCGACAAGAAGCCCTGA
- a CDS encoding GCG_CRPN prefix-to-repeats domain-containing protein, producing the protein MNSPFRLACAVLFAATGLLVTAEASSAMPAAAPQQGGHALVQDVRWGCGPGRHPNPWGRCVPDRRPRAYYGGGWRGDGYRHDRGWHGGWHRDDRRGGPMHGDRRIIRQ; encoded by the coding sequence ATGAACTCCCCATTCCGACTGGCCTGCGCCGTGCTCTTCGCTGCGACAGGCTTGCTTGTGACGGCCGAAGCGTCCTCCGCCATGCCTGCCGCCGCGCCGCAGCAGGGCGGCCACGCCCTCGTTCAGGATGTCCGCTGGGGCTGCGGCCCGGGCCGTCATCCCAATCCGTGGGGGCGCTGCGTGCCTGACCGCCGCCCGCGGGCCTATTATGGCGGCGGCTGGCGTGGTGACGGCTATCGTCACGACCGGGGCTGGCATGGCGGCTGGCACCGCGACGACCGTCGCGGCGGCCCGATGCATGGCGACCGGCGCATCATCCGCCAATAA
- a CDS encoding aldo/keto reductase, with product MEKRAIGRSDLMVAPLGLGGNVFGWSADEKASFAVLDAFVDAGFNLVDTADVYSAWAPGNQGGESETVIGKWMKERGNRDAIVLTTKVGSEMGPGKKGLSRSYITSAVEASLRRLQTDYIDLYLSHWEDPETPLEETLGIYADLVKAGKVRVIGNSNHSANTMFKALAISAKEGWPRFENLQTHYNLYDRAGYEAELEPFCLKNEIGVTSYFSLAKGFLSGKYRSEADFSKSAARGGGMADYLNERGLRILDALDAVAKAKGATPAQIAIAWLIARPGLVAPIASATSVAQLGDLIAATALSLNGAEIEQLNKASAY from the coding sequence ATGGAAAAGCGTGCAATTGGACGATCCGATCTGATGGTGGCCCCGCTCGGGCTGGGCGGCAACGTCTTCGGCTGGAGCGCGGACGAGAAGGCCTCGTTCGCGGTTCTCGATGCCTTCGTCGATGCGGGCTTCAATCTCGTCGACACCGCCGACGTCTATTCGGCCTGGGCCCCCGGCAACCAGGGCGGCGAGTCGGAGACGGTGATCGGCAAATGGATGAAGGAGCGCGGCAACCGCGATGCGATCGTGCTGACCACCAAGGTCGGCTCGGAAATGGGCCCGGGCAAGAAGGGCCTGTCCCGCAGCTATATCACCAGCGCCGTCGAGGCATCGCTGCGCCGCCTGCAGACCGACTATATCGACCTCTATCTCTCCCATTGGGAGGATCCCGAGACGCCGCTGGAAGAGACGCTCGGCATCTACGCCGATCTGGTCAAGGCCGGCAAGGTCAGGGTGATCGGCAATTCCAACCACAGCGCCAACACGATGTTCAAGGCGCTGGCGATCAGCGCCAAGGAAGGCTGGCCGCGGTTCGAGAACCTGCAGACGCATTACAATCTCTATGACCGCGCCGGCTACGAGGCCGAGCTGGAGCCGTTCTGCCTCAAGAACGAGATCGGCGTGACCAGCTATTTCTCGCTCGCCAAGGGCTTCCTGTCGGGCAAATATCGCTCGGAAGCCGATTTCTCCAAGAGCGCGGCCCGTGGCGGCGGCATGGCCGACTACCTCAACGAGCGCGGCCTGCGCATCCTCGACGCGCTCGACGCCGTGGCGAAGGCCAAGGGGGCGACGCCCGCGCAGATCGCCATCGCCTGGCTGATCGCCCGGCCCGGCCTCGTCGCGCCGATCGCCAGCGCCACCAGCGTCGCCCAGCTCGGCGATCTCATCGCCGCGACCGCCCTGTCCCTCAACGGCGCGGAAATCGAGCAGCTCAACAAGGCGAGCGCCTATTGA
- a CDS encoding RrF2 family transcriptional regulator: protein MLTNKGKYGLKALAHLAGLPTGETAQSQEIAEANQIPKKFLDAILGELRVAGIVRSKKGKGGGYMLARDASQISVGNAIRVLDGPLAPIACASRTAYQPCTDCPDVPSCTVRLLMQKVRDISSNLLDNTSVEEMRQAALGEQALSYSI, encoded by the coding sequence ATGCTGACCAACAAGGGTAAATACGGACTCAAGGCTCTGGCGCATCTGGCCGGCCTGCCGACCGGCGAGACGGCGCAGAGCCAGGAGATCGCGGAAGCCAACCAGATCCCCAAGAAATTCCTCGACGCGATCCTCGGCGAGCTGCGGGTCGCCGGGATCGTCCGCAGCAAGAAGGGCAAGGGCGGCGGCTATATGCTGGCGCGCGACGCCAGCCAGATCAGCGTCGGCAACGCCATCCGCGTGCTGGACGGGCCGCTCGCCCCGATCGCCTGCGCCAGCCGCACCGCCTATCAGCCTTGCACCGACTGCCCGGATGTTCCAAGCTGCACGGTGCGCCTGCTGATGCAGAAGGTGCGCGACATATCCTCCAATCTCCTCGACAACACCTCCGTCGAGGAAATGCGCCAGGCCGCTCTCGGCGAACAGGCGCTGAGCTACTCGATCTGA
- a CDS encoding DEAD/DEAH box helicase produces MRARGVTAVLGPTNTGKTHLAIERLLGHGAGIIGLPLRLLAREVYGKLVARVGAEFVALVTGEEKIKPDRARYWVATAEAMPRDLDVPFVALDEIQIAADLERGHVFTDRILNRRGSAETLLLGSATMKPIVERLIPGVNVVSRPRLSQLFFAGEKKLTRLPRRTAIVAFSSEEVYAIAELIRRQRGGAAVVLGALSPRTRNAQVAMYQNGDVDFMVATDAIGMGLNLDVDHIAFAGDRKFDGYQFRRLTPSEFGQIAGRAGRHVRDGTFGTTGRCDGFEPDLVEAIESHSFDSVKVLQWRNPALDFSSMETLQRSLAATPEEPGLTRAPDADDIRVLSILTRDEETRRLARGIAAVTRLWEVAQLPDYRKISPHAHADIVTNLYGFLMRDSKVPDDWFARQVAMSDRTDGDIDTLSTRIAHIRTWTFAANRLDWLKDPAHWQGVTRSVEDKLSDALHERLAQRFVDRRTSVLMRRLRENAMLETEITKTGDVIVEGQHVGTLQGFQFAPDPTAGDGESGRALRAAASKALAGEIESRSQKFSQAPDTEFALASDGTVRWIGEPVAKLVGGDKPLAPRIRLLADEQLTGAARDAVQTRLDIWIGNHITRLLGPLMALDKAEDLQGLAKGIAFQLVEALGVLDRARVAEDLKQLDQNQRASLRKHGVRFGAYHIYLPALMKPAPRTLAAQLWALTHGGLDLKGLDEIPHLAASGRTSMPADKSIDKTLYRLVGYRVCGERAVRVDILERLADLIRPAIAYRPGVTVGQPPVGTADGDGFLATVQMTSLVGCSGEDFASILRGLGYRSEKRKGPAITQPIRLPAPMEPIVAASEAPSSATDEQDAGEPPAEAASAEETVAPTAAEIDAMEVVASPPHVMSWEEATEAVGDTPAVEAEPAADAAPDAGEGEVPAEAPAEETVREDAGQTPGEPAAEAAAGQEAAADGEAVAADGEAVAADGEAVAADGEAAAADGEAVAADGEAVAAEPVAEEIPEIDVWRPARFERGPRPQHGRQHHGGRGANAGAQGGAEREPERRPGGGFRRGQPPAGAPSGPAAAPAAEGGEARRDDRPRRFDRPRRDERVSAEAGARPPAGEAPREERRGIEARGPRPEGGGGRRNGQDRPGSDARPDRGQRHDRPDRDRGDRGGDRPRNWSSDAKPQGRDNRAPDPNSPFAKLLALKEQMQNGRPDKK; encoded by the coding sequence ATGCGCGCTCGCGGCGTGACGGCGGTGCTGGGACCGACCAATACCGGAAAGACCCATCTGGCGATCGAGAGATTGCTCGGCCACGGCGCCGGCATCATCGGCTTGCCGCTGCGCCTGCTGGCGCGCGAGGTCTACGGCAAGCTGGTGGCGCGGGTCGGCGCCGAATTCGTGGCGCTGGTCACCGGCGAGGAAAAGATCAAGCCCGACCGGGCGCGCTACTGGGTGGCGACGGCCGAGGCCATGCCGCGCGATCTCGACGTGCCCTTCGTGGCGCTCGACGAGATCCAGATCGCGGCCGACCTCGAGCGCGGCCATGTCTTCACCGACCGCATCCTCAACCGGCGCGGCTCGGCCGAGACGCTGCTGCTCGGCTCGGCCACCATGAAGCCGATCGTCGAGAGGCTCATTCCCGGCGTCAACGTCGTCTCCCGCCCACGCCTGTCGCAGCTCTTCTTCGCCGGCGAGAAGAAGCTCACGCGCCTGCCGCGGCGCACGGCGATCGTCGCCTTCTCGTCCGAGGAGGTCTATGCCATCGCCGAGCTGATCCGGCGCCAGCGCGGCGGCGCCGCCGTGGTGCTGGGGGCGCTGTCGCCGCGCACGCGCAACGCCCAGGTCGCCATGTACCAGAACGGCGACGTCGACTTCATGGTCGCCACCGACGCCATCGGCATGGGGCTCAACCTCGACGTCGACCACATCGCCTTCGCCGGCGACCGCAAATTCGACGGCTACCAGTTCCGCCGCCTGACGCCGTCCGAGTTCGGCCAGATCGCCGGCCGGGCCGGCCGCCACGTGCGGGACGGCACCTTCGGCACCACCGGGCGCTGCGACGGCTTCGAGCCGGACCTCGTCGAGGCGATCGAGAGCCACAGCTTCGACAGCGTCAAGGTTCTGCAATGGCGCAATCCGGCGCTCGACTTCTCCTCGATGGAAACCCTGCAGCGCAGCCTGGCGGCGACGCCGGAGGAGCCCGGCCTGACCCGCGCGCCGGACGCCGACGACATCCGCGTCCTCTCGATCCTCACGCGCGACGAGGAGACGAGGCGGCTCGCACGGGGCATCGCCGCCGTCACCCGGCTGTGGGAAGTCGCCCAGCTGCCGGATTACCGCAAAATTTCGCCCCATGCGCATGCCGATATCGTCACGAACCTCTATGGATTTTTGATGCGGGATAGTAAGGTCCCGGATGACTGGTTCGCCCGTCAGGTCGCCATGTCGGATCGGACGGATGGCGACATCGATACGCTCTCGACCCGTATCGCCCACATCCGAACCTGGACTTTCGCGGCAAATCGGCTTGACTGGCTGAAAGACCCCGCTCATTGGCAAGGCGTGACACGCAGTGTCGAAGACAAGCTCTCCGACGCCCTGCACGAACGGCTCGCCCAACGCTTCGTTGACCGTCGCACCAGCGTGCTGATGCGGCGCCTTAGAGAAAACGCTATGCTTGAGACTGAAATTACCAAAACCGGTGACGTGATCGTCGAAGGTCAGCACGTCGGAACGCTGCAGGGCTTCCAGTTCGCTCCCGATCCGACCGCCGGTGATGGGGAAAGCGGCAGGGCCCTGCGGGCAGCGGCGTCGAAGGCCTTGGCCGGCGAGATCGAGTCGCGCTCGCAGAAGTTCTCCCAGGCGCCGGACACGGAATTCGCCCTGGCCAGCGACGGCACCGTCCGCTGGATCGGGGAACCCGTCGCCAAGCTGGTCGGCGGCGACAAGCCGCTGGCGCCGCGGATCCGCCTGCTCGCCGACGAGCAGCTGACGGGCGCCGCCCGCGACGCGGTGCAGACCCGCCTCGACATCTGGATCGGCAACCACATAACCCGGCTCCTCGGGCCGCTGATGGCGCTGGACAAGGCCGAAGACCTGCAGGGGCTGGCGAAGGGCATCGCCTTCCAGCTCGTGGAGGCGCTCGGCGTGCTGGACCGCGCCAGGGTTGCCGAGGACCTCAAGCAGCTCGACCAGAACCAGCGCGCCTCGCTGCGCAAGCACGGCGTGCGCTTCGGCGCCTATCATATCTATCTGCCGGCGCTGATGAAGCCGGCGCCGCGCACCCTGGCGGCCCAGCTCTGGGCGCTGACCCATGGCGGGCTCGACCTCAAGGGCCTCGACGAGATCCCCCATCTCGCCGCCTCGGGCCGCACCTCGATGCCGGCCGACAAGTCGATCGACAAGACCCTCTATCGCCTCGTCGGCTACCGCGTCTGCGGCGAGAGGGCGGTGCGCGTCGACATCCTGGAACGCCTCGCCGACCTGATCCGGCCGGCGATCGCCTATCGCCCGGGCGTGACGGTCGGCCAGCCGCCGGTCGGCACCGCCGATGGCGACGGCTTCCTCGCCACCGTGCAGATGACGTCGCTGGTCGGCTGTTCCGGCGAGGACTTCGCTTCCATCCTGCGCGGGCTCGGCTATCGCTCGGAAAAGCGCAAGGGGCCGGCGATCACCCAGCCCATTCGCCTTCCCGCGCCGATGGAGCCCATCGTCGCCGCCAGCGAGGCGCCGTCCTCCGCGACGGACGAACAGGATGCCGGCGAGCCGCCGGCGGAGGCCGCTTCCGCCGAGGAGACGGTCGCGCCGACCGCAGCCGAGATCGATGCGATGGAAGTAGTGGCTTCGCCGCCGCATGTGATGTCCTGGGAGGAGGCGACCGAAGCCGTCGGGGATACGCCCGCCGTCGAGGCTGAACCGGCCGCAGACGCGGCGCCGGATGCCGGCGAGGGAGAGGTTCCCGCCGAGGCACCCGCGGAAGAGACCGTCCGGGAGGACGCCGGCCAAACGCCCGGCGAGCCGGCGGCGGAAGCCGCCGCGGGGCAGGAGGCCGCCGCCGATGGCGAGGCCGTTGCCGCCGATGGTGAGGCCGTCGCCGCCGATGGCGAGGCTGTCGCTGCCGATGGTGAGGCTGCCGCCGCCGATGGCGAGGCCGTCGCCGCCGATGGCGAGGCCGTCGCTGCCGAGCCGGTGGCCGAGGAAATACCGGAGATCGACGTCTGGCGTCCGGCGCGCTTCGAGCGCGGCCCGCGACCGCAGCACGGGCGCCAGCATCATGGCGGCCGCGGCGCCAATGCCGGCGCGCAGGGCGGTGCCGAGCGTGAGCCGGAGAGAAGGCCGGGTGGCGGGTTCCGCCGCGGCCAGCCGCCTGCCGGTGCGCCGTCCGGCCCGGCCGCCGCCCCGGCGGCGGAAGGCGGCGAGGCACGGCGGGACGATCGGCCGCGCCGCTTCGACCGGCCGCGCCGCGACGAACGCGTCAGCGCCGAGGCCGGTGCGCGCCCGCCCGCCGGCGAGGCGCCGCGGGAAGAGCGCCGGGGGATCGAAGCTCGCGGGCCCCGTCCCGAAGGCGGCGGCGGCCGGCGCAACGGCCAGGACCGGCCGGGGAGCGACGCCCGGCCCGATCGGGGGCAGCGTCACGATCGCCCGGACCGCGACCGCGGCGATCGGGGCGGCGACCGCCCGCGCAACTGGTCGAGCGACGCCAAGCCGCAGGGGCGCGACAATCGTGCGCCGGACCCCAATTCGCCCTTCGCCAAGCTGCTGGCTCTCAAGGAGCAGATGCAGAATGGCAGGCCGGACAAGAAGTAG
- a CDS encoding RNA-binding S4 domain-containing protein encodes MTSTSQDRLRIDKWLWRVRVAKTRTSAAKLVADGYVRINGTKTDSPAKTVKAGDVLTIALERTVRVYRVLELGGRRGPAAEAQALYEDLSPEPPQG; translated from the coding sequence ATGACGTCCACGAGCCAGGATCGTCTTCGGATCGACAAATGGCTCTGGCGTGTGCGCGTCGCCAAGACGCGCACATCGGCCGCGAAACTGGTGGCGGACGGCTATGTCCGCATCAACGGGACCAAGACCGATTCGCCCGCCAAGACGGTGAAGGCGGGCGACGTGCTGACGATCGCCCTCGAACGCACCGTGCGCGTCTATCGCGTGCTCGAACTGGGCGGGCGGCGCGGCCCGGCGGCGGAGGCGCAGGCTTTATACGAGGACCTTTCGCCCGAGCCGCCGCAGGGGTGA